A single window of Nicotiana sylvestris chromosome 3, ASM39365v2, whole genome shotgun sequence DNA harbors:
- the LOC104211880 gene encoding vacuolar cation/proton exchanger 2-like, which translates to MGSAGEKLELESDEEIPFSSSQATNKMDSLHYEAPHIASPRGYRSSRVLRKMYQISLLRSIYVVIIKAKINVLLPFGPLAILLHYVTGKYAWVFFFSLLGITPLAERLGYATEQLAFYTGPTVGGLLNATFGNATEMIISLYALNNGMMRVVKQSLLGSILSNMLLVLGCAFFSGGIIHHQKVQVFNKATAIVNSGLLLMAVMGLLFPAVLHFTHTEVHFGKSQLALSRFSSCIMLVAYASYLFFQLKSQPDLYSSVGEDIENNPENSEEEEAPEITQWEAIGWLAVLTIWISVLSGYLVDAIEGASDSLNMPMSFISVILLPIVGNAAEHASAIMFAMKDKLDITLGVAIGSSTQISMFVIPFCVVVGWFMGKPMDLNFQLFETATLFITVLVVAFMLQEGTSNYFKGLMLILCYLIVAASFFVHVDPSKDGD; encoded by the exons ATGGGATCTGCTGGGGAGAAACTAGAACTTGAATCTGATGAGGAGATTCCATTTAGCTCATCTCAGGCTACTAATAAAATGGACAGTCTGCACTATGAGGCACCTCATATTGCCTCACCCAGAGGTTATCGCTCCTCTAGGGTGTTAAGAAAGATGTACCAGATCAGCCTTTTAAGGAgtatatatgttgttattatCAAAGCAAAGATCAATGTGTTGCTTCCTTTTGGTCCCCTGGCCATATTGCTTCACTATGTTACTGGAAAATAT GCTTGGGTCTTTTTCTTCAGTTTACTTGGTATTACACCTTTAGCTGAGCGATTGGGTTATGCGACTGA GCAGCTCGCATTCTATACGGGGCCAACAG TTGGGGGCCTTCTGAATGCTACATTTGGCAATGCAACTGAAATGATAATCTCATTATATGCATTGAACAACGGAATGATGCGGGTTGTTAAACAATCCTTGTTGGGTTCCATTTTATCGAATATGCTCTTGGTGCTTGGGTGTGCTTTCTTCAGTGGTGGGATTATTCATCACCAGAAAGTCCAGGTGTTCAATAAG GCGACTGCCATTGTGAACTCAGGATTGTTGTTGATGGCAGTCATGGGCTTATTATTTCCAGCTGTACTTCATTTCACCCACACGGAAGTGCATTTTGGCAAGTCACAGTTGGCTCTTTCAAGATTTAGCAGTTGCATAATGCTGGTAGCATATGCAAGCTACCTATTCTTTCAGCTCAAGAGTCAACCTGATCTGTATAGCTCCGTGGGCGAG GATATAGAAAATAATCCAGaaaattctgaagaagaagaggcgCCTGAGATAACCCAGTGGGAAGCTATTGGGTGGCTTGCTGTTTTGACAATATGGATATCAGTGCTATCTGGATATCTGGTAGATGCCATCGAG GGTGCATCTGACTCGTTGAACATGCCCATGTCCTTTATTAGTGTCATCTTGCTTCCAATTGTAGGAAATGCGGCAGAACACGCCAGCGCAATCATGTTTGCGATGAAAGATAAGCTT GACATCACGCTTGGAGTTGCAATTGGGTCATCTACTCAGATATCAATGTTTGTG ATAccgttttgtgttgttgttggttgGTTTATGGGAAAGCCCATGGACTTGAATTTCCAATTATTTGAGACTGCTACACTCTTCATCACAGTGCTAGTCGTGGCATTCATGTTGCAG GAAGGCACATCAAACTATTTTAAAGGGTTGATGCTGATCCTATGCTATCTGATTGTTGCTGCAAGTTTCTTTGTACATGTCGATCCATCCAAAG ATGGAGACTAA
- the LOC104211881 gene encoding tyrosine-sulfated glycopeptide receptor 1 has protein sequence MITDNKDSRHLQSGLTYHQFRAAMLLTSLHSSSSSSSSSSLPHRNSFYLITVTVLVLLISSVATICHASCNQLDRDSLLSFSVAISSPSPLNWSSSFDCCTWEGVGCDNSGRVISLLLPSRSLFGSIRPSIANLSKLEQLSLSHNRFFGPLPDGFFESFSSLQIIDLSYNRLSGQLPLSDRLPSPIQLLNLSSNHFNGTIRSSFLEPAINLVSFDISNNSFSGQIPSFICSYSAAIRVLDFSSNEFVGQIPKGFGSCSNLVTLRAGFNHLSGSIPDDIYSVSTLQEIFLPANKFSGPMPEGIVNLVNLRILALYGNELTGLIPQDIGRLTKLEQLLLHINFLNGTVPPSLMACTRLTVLNLRVNFLEGELSALDFSNLSRLGTIDLGNNLFTGSIPQSLFSCRSLTAIRLATNKLTGDIMPGIMSLQSLSFLSVSNNSLTNFAGAIEVLKGCKNLTTLILTINFYNETLPDDGNLIGSEDFQNLQILGLGGCNFTGQIPTWLVKLRKLEVLDLSMNQITGKIPGWLGTLQNLFYMDLSQNLLYGGFPIELTQLQRLASEGAADQIERSALELPVFVQPNNASNQQYNQLSNLPPAIYLGHNSLDSIIPTEIGQLKYILVLDLSNNNFSGNIPETISNLTNLEKLDLSGNNLSGEIPSSLKGLHFLSSFSVAHNNLEGPIPTGGQFDTFPVTSFLGNPGLCGQILQHSCTDQSATTQPSAVRKSPKMKIIIGLILGISFGIALTLIVTALWIFSKRRILPRGDAEKNDLDIVSYNSTSGLSAENGKDNSMLVMFPTNKNQIKDLTIFDILKATNNFNQANIIGCGGFGLVYKATLADGTTLAVKKLSGDMGLIEREFRAEVEALSTAQHENLVSLEGYCVHDGCRLLFYSYMENGSLDYWLHEKTDGASLLDWPTRLKIAQGASFGLAYMHQICEPHIVHRDIKSSNILLDEKFKAHVADFGLSRLILPYHTHVTTELVGTLGYIPPEYSQSWIATLRGDVYSFGVVMLELLAGRRPVDMTKSKMSRELVVWVQQMRNEGKQEEIFDPLLRDKGFEEEMLKVLDVACMCVNHNPFKRPAITEVVEWLRGVGSKREAPK, from the coding sequence ATGATCACGGATAATAAAGACAGCCGCCACCTACAATCTGGTCTGACATATCATCAGTTTCGAGCAGCCATGCTCCTCACTTCTCTtcattcttcatcttcttcttcttcttcttcatctttacCCCACCGTAACTCTTTTTACCTAATAACAGTGACAGTTCTTGTACTTCTAATTTCTTCTGTTGCTACTATTTGTCATGCCTCCTGCAATCAACTTGATCGTGATTCTTTGTTATCATTCTCTGTTGCTATCTCTTCTCCATCTCCTCTGAATTGGTCTTCTTCTTTTGATTGCTGCACCTGGGAAGGTGTTGGTTGTGATAATAGTGGCAGAGTAATCAGTCTGTTGCTTCCATCAAGAAGCCTTTTTGGAAGCATTAGACCTTCTATTGCAAACTTGAGCAAACTTGAGCAACTCAGCCTGTCACATAATCGCTTTTTTGGTCCCCTCCCGGATGGATTTTTCGAGTCATTTAGTAGCTTGCAGATCATTGACTTGAGTTATAACCGTTTATCAGGACAATTGCCCCTATCTGATAGATTGCCATCACCCATCCAGTTATTAAATCTCTCCAGCAACCACTTCAATGGGACAATCCGCTCATCATTTCTCGAGCCAGCAATTAATTTAGTGAGTTTTGATATTAGCAATAATAGCTTCTCTGGTCAAATACCTTCCTTTATCTGCAGCTACTCTGCAGCCATCAGAGTTCTTGATTTCTCCTCCAATGAATTCGTGGGACAGATTCCCAAAGGATTTGGAAGTTGCTCCAATTTGGTTACTCTGAGAGCAGGATTCAACCATCTTTCAGGATCCATTCCTGATGATATTTATAGTGTGTCAACACTGCAGGAAATCTTTTTACCTGCCAATAAATTTTCTGGACCCATGCCAGAAGGAATTGTCAACCTCGTCAACCTCAGAATCCTTGCACTCTATGGCAATGAATTGACAGGTTTGATCCCTCAAGATATCGGAAGGCTCACCAAATTGGAGCAGTTGCTCCTCCATATAAACTTTCTAAATGGCACTGTGCCCCCTTCACTGATGGCTTGCACCCGTCTCACTGTGCTCAATTTAAGGGTCAACTTCTTGGAAGGTGAACTCTCAGCTCTTGATTTCTCAAACCTCAGTCGACTCGGCACAATTGACCTTGGGAATAACCTCTTCACTGGAAGCATTCCACAAAGCTTATTTTCATGCAGGTCATTAACTGCAATCCGTTTGGCTACTAACAAGCTGACGGGAGATATCATGCCTGGCATAATGTCTTTACAATCTCTGTCCTTCCTCTCGGTCTCCAATAACAGCCTAACCAATTTTGCAGGGGCAATAGAAGTCCTTAAGGGTTGTAAGAATCTTACCACACTAATCCTCACCATAAACTTCTATAATGAAACATTGCCCGATGATGGAAACTTAATTGGGTCTGAAGATTTTCAAAATCTCCAAATTCTGGGCTTGGGTGGTTGCAATTTTACTGGACAGATACCGACATGGCTGGTTAAACTTAGGAAGTTAGAAGTTCTAGACCTTTCTATGAATCAAATCACAGGCAAAATTCCAGGTTGGTTGGGGACTCTACAAAATCTATTTTACATGGATTTGTCTCAAAATCTTCTGTATGGAGGCTTCCCTATAGAACTTACTCAACTGCAAAGACTGGCATCAGAGGGGGCTGCTGATCAGATAGAAAGAAGTGCTTTAGAGTTGCCTGTTTTTGTTCAGCCAAACAATGCCTCAAATCAGCAATATAATCAACTGTCAAACCTGCCACCAGCTATTTACCTCGGACATAACAGCCTTGACAGCATTATACCAACTGAGATTGGTCAGCTGAAGTACATCCTTGTTCTTGATCTGAGCAATAACAACTTTTCAGGAAACATTCCGGAAACAATATCCAACCTCACTAACTTGGAGAAACTAGATCTATctggaaacaacctctcgggTGAAATTCCTTCATCACTCAAGGGTCTTCattttttgtcttctttcagtGTTGCTCACAACAATCTTGAGGGCCCTATTCCAACGGGAGGTCAGTTTGACACATTTCCTGTCACTAGTTTCTTAGGGAATCCAGGACTTTGCGGTCAAATCCTGCAGCACAGTTGCACTGACCAATCGGCAACTACACAACCTTCAGCAGTGAGAAAAAGcccaaaaatgaaaattataatTGGACTAATCCTAGGGATCTCCTTCGGCATTGCCTTAACACTTATTGTCACAGCATTATGGATATTCTCCAAGAGGAGGATCCTTCCGAGAGGTGACGCTGAGAAAAATGACTTGGATATTGTGTCCTACAACTCCACCTCTGGATTGTCTGCCGAGAACGGTAAGGATAATAGCATGCTTGTTATGTTTCCAACCAATAAGAATCAGATTAAGGATCTCACAATTTTTGACATACTAAAAGCCACAAATAACTTCAACCAAGCAAACATAATTGGTTGTGGAGGTTTTGGTCTGGTCTACAAAGCAACTTTAGCAGATGGAACTACACTGGCCGTTAAGAAGCTTTCAGGAGATATGGGTTTAATTGAAAGAGAATTTAGGGCAGAGGTGGAAGCTTTATCCACTGCCCAACATGAGAATTTGGTCTCTCTTGAAGGTTATTGTGTGCATGATGGCTGTAGATTGCTGTTCTATTCCTATATGGAAAATGGAAGTCTGGACTACTGGTTGCACGAGAAGACTGATGGAGCATCCCTACTTGATTGGCCAACTCGACTGAAGATTGCACAGGGGGCGAGTTTTGGACTGGCTTACATGCATCAGATATGCGAACCACATATTGTTCATCGTGACATCAAATCCAGTAACATCCTCCTTGATGAAAAGTTTAAAGCACATGTTGCAGATTTTGGATTGTCCAGATTGATTCTTCCTTACCATACTCATGTAACCACTGAACTGGTTGGTACCCTCGGCTACATCCCACCGGAGTACAGTCAGTCATGGATAGCCACTTTGAGAGGGGATGTCTATAGTTTTGGAGTTGTGATGCTAGAACTCCTGGCTGGCAGAAGACCTGTGGACATGACCAAATCAAAGATGTCGAGGGAATTGGTTGTATGGGTGCAGCAAATGAGAAATGAGGGCAAACAAGAAGAAATATTTGATCCTCTACTGAGAGACAAGGGCTTCGAAGAAGAAATGCTTAAAGTGCTTGATGTTGCCTGCATGTGTGTCAACCACAATCCTTTCAAAAGGCCAGCTATAACAGAGGTTGTTGAGTGGCTCAGAGGAGTAGGATCCAAACGGGAGGCACCTAAATAA